A window of Phragmites australis chromosome 2, lpPhrAust1.1, whole genome shotgun sequence genomic DNA:
tgctcggggccatgaacagtggcccccgagcactcggttccccgaggaccgagagaGGGcttttccgggagagagtgctcggggatgtgaacagtgacccctgagcactcggttccccgatggcccaagaagtccttcatcggtggcccccacaggggtccagcaatgaggtgtcagccagtgaaaggcccgatgccacatttaagagggcacatggcctgtcacctccaactgctcctaccACGCTCGGTGTaagtccctgccacatcctggcaggagggcgtgggaacatttaatgcacgggtcccatcccgcgtcatccgatgcgcctcgggatagcctCGCAAGGCCCAAGAcgccccgcctgccaccctgctgtgtcaggtgaacaagaccgggcgggcacgccgggctgctctgtcgctgcccggtgggccctctccacggcgcctgttgccaacgccatcatgacgaccaagACAGggtgggggcgcgttttcaacccccgtcacttcgcgcagcagcccataatgatcgtttttccatttatggcgccttggaactcatgccctccctttcggggcacacTAACGCCGGTGgatatttaagagagccggcgggcacggacaaaagAGAGGACTCTCGGAGGCTGAAGAATCCAGAGCGAAGACAGACTCTCAAGAACACTCAATataagcacagaagctgagactaCCGAAaaacaaggagcccaaagctctaggatagacaaacattcttgtgaCCGGCAACATCCCtaagggacattctcagggcatttatagcatccacacaggagtagggtattacgctcagtgtggcccgaacctgtctaaaaacctccaatgcatttacttctttctgcatagatcattccatcccacctgccatcgtatttacacccatttatttctcccgtaacatattcagaatcatccccccggccgaatctcaaaaaggggtccctccggatccctgtgataagagttcaccctccgacaactacAAAAGCGTATGGAGTAATATCGATCAAATAGGAATGATATTTGTGAAGCCATTGAAgatttagatgagttagataagttagAACAAGGTTTCTCGTTGGCCGATCCATTAGAGGAGGTTGATATAGGTGATAGAAATATTCCAAGGTCGACATTTGTAAACAAGAATATAAAGGCCGATTACAAGGCTAGAATAATTGAGTTGCTTAGAGAGTATGTTGATTGTTTTgcttgggaatatcatgagatgtCGGGGCTTGACTGAGAGTTAGTAGAACATCAATTGCCTACTAGAGCAGGGTTTTATACCCTATAAACAGCCGCCTAGAAGGTTTAATCCTAATATGTATGATCGGATCCAAGAAGAAATAGATTGATTGTTGAAAGAGAGATTTATTAGGCCATATAGGTATGTTGATTGGATTTCTAACATTGTTCCGGTTGAGAAGAAGAGTAGCGGTAAGTTACGagtttgcattgattttagagatttgaataaagctactcctaaagatgaatattctATGCATATAGCCGATATGTTAATTAACAATGCTTCATgacatagaataattagttttcttgatgaaAATGATGGTTATAATCATTGGCATATTTGAGTGGGTTGTTGTGACATTTAGGTTGAAAAAATGCTAGAgctacttatcaaagggctatgaatttaatatttcatgatttgcttagtgtcatattagaagtatatattgatgatatagcTATTAAATCAGATGGTAATGATTCTCATTTAACCGATTTACAGTTAGCCTTTGAAAGGATGTGTCAGTATAGTCTAAAAATGAATCCACTcaaatgtgcttttggtgtgtCGGTTGAGAAGTTTTTAGGTTTTCTTATACATAATAaaggcatagagatagatcctagTAAAATAGAGGCTATACAAAAGGTTCAAGCACCCACATGTAAGAGAGAtgtgcaaaaaaaatttaggtAAGATAAATTACGTGACAAAATTTATATCAAACTTATCCAGAAAAGTTAGTGCTTTTACACCTACACTTCGGTTGAAAATGAGACTGATTCTACTTTGGGGGCAGAACAACAGTGTGTATTTGATgaaatcaagaaatatttgaCTACTACTCCGGTGCTTCAGGCGCCTAAAGTTGGATTACTTTTTCGGTTGTATATTGTTGCGGGAGATGATGTGATTTGTGCTGTTTTAGTGCAAGAAGTTGATGGTAAAGAACACGCAATTGCTTACTTGAGCCGACGTCTTTTGGAGTGGAGACAAAGTATGTATTTATTGAGAAATTATGCTTATCACTATACTATGCTTGCACAAAGTTGAGATATTATTTGCTATCTAGTACTTTTTAAGCGGTAGAATTGGTAAATGGGCTTATGcacttatagaatatgatttggcttatgaatctTTTAAATCTATAAAAGGTCAAATTgtagctaattttattgttTACTATCGGATTAATGATAAGCATGATTTGGATGTCGGTTTTATATCCATAAACTATGGAATCTCTATTTTTATGGCTTGTCTTGTGGGGTTGGACAATGTGTTGGTCTTATTTTTGTGTCACTTAGAGGTGTTATTTTTGAGACATCTTGTGGTCTAGGGTATTTTTGCACCAATAATCAAGTtgaatatgaagctctcttaTTAGGATTAGAAATTTTAAACTTCATGGGTGTAAAGAACATAGAGGCTTTTAGTGATTCGTTGCTAGTTATGAATCAAGTTTTCGGTAATTATCAATGTTTCGATGAATCACTAAATAATTATCTTGATTAATGTCTAGAAATCATTGCTGTTTTGGATGATTTTGTTATCAATCATATGTCTAGAGATGGTAATTTTAGAACTAATGATTTAGCACAACAAGCATCCGGTTATCAAGTTAATAGAGGTAAATTCTTTGTGATTGGAAAACCGATACTTGAAAGTGTTGATCAATGTATAGCCGAACATGAGTTTTTGGGTTTGGTTATGTCTTCTATAGTAGGGGAAAATGCTGAAGTTGTTGAATCCAAAGATTGGAGAAGACATCTCATTGATTACTTGAAATATCATAGCAAAATATACATTGTTGGATAGAAAGATTCAGCGACAAACCTTCAAATATACATTGTTAGATGATGATATATATCCTCGAACCGCGGATGGTGTGCTTCTCAAGTGCTTGGATTTAGATCAAGCAACAGTTGCTTTGggtgaaatacatgaaggcatatgtggtacACATCAATTTAAAGTGATTGTTGAAAAGAATTGTTTTTTATTGGCCTACTATGCTTAATTATTGTTTTAGGTATTATCAAATGATGTAAGGCATGttaaaagtttggtgatattcaATTAGTCCATGTTACTATAATACATCCTATTATCAAACCATGGTCGTTCCGAGGTTGGGGCTTGAATTTTATCGGCCAAATACATCCTCCATCATCAAAAGGTCATAATTTTATCTTGGTTGCTACGGATTACTTTACTAAATGGGTTGAAGTTGTTCCTCTCAAGAACATGACGCATAAGGAGATGCATGAATTTGGCAAGTTATTGAGAATTAAACTTCTCAATACAAAGTTTGGTAAGTGGTCTCTAAGTTGGAAAGGTCCATAAGTTGTAAGTGTGTCCCTGAAAATTCTTATTTGTTAAAAACTTTGCAATGGGAGAAATTGCCTAGAGCTATTAACGGacgatacttgaagaaattttatccTAGTATATGGCAAGATAATTAAAAGAAATATGACTAATTTATGAGTTATCATCATCCTAAGGAATGTTCATGGCCGATGTCTTGATCATCGCCCTAAGAAACGTAGAAATAGagaagttatatattttttttggcatgcaagctttaaaaaaaaacatgagggCATGTGTTGATGTCCAAAATTGGTATATTGTGATGAAGTTCGGTTCTGGAAAATTTAGCAGGTCAGAACATCCGATCGTAGGTTGGaacttctagattttttttacacTGGATAGTTCGGCGTTTAGGAATTTGAGGTCAGAACTTCTGGTTAAATATTTTTGTCCGACCCAAGAGCCCCATTCCGAAATAAATCCGGATATTTTGGCCATATCGGAACTTCAGATGTTAAATCAAAACATCCGATTAATTATTTTTAGCCGAACCGAAGAACCTCATTTCGGAATGAAATCAGATATTTCGGACATATCAGAACTTTCAATTTTCGAGATCGGAACTTCCGTTCTTGAGCAAATCCGAGTTTTAGGAAAGAGGTTGAGTCAGATTTAATGGGAGTTTTGATATATTCCGACTCAAAATGGAGCAAGACCATCCTTCTATATAAATATAGAGGACTATAGCCAATTGAGGGCAACCAACatccaatcaaatcaaatcaatttactTTTATCTCTCTTTTATCCTTTTGCCCTCATCCTATCTTTTCCAACCATAATTGCTCTTTGTTCTTGATCTCTACGACCAAGAACAAATTGCCGGCCATCTACGCTCTGGCGGGGTCTCTCCCGAGCATGGGTGACGACAAAGGCTCAACGACGCAATGCCACGATGTAGTGTTGCCCGTTAAGTACCCGAACCAACCGACCGGAACTTTCGGTAGGCTTACTAGAACTAGGTGCTCAGTGTTTGATGTAACATCTTTTCGCTTCAACAATTATATTAACACttgaaaaatatgcatatatttaccTTGTTGTGCTTAAAATAAGTACATGTAGTTAAGCAACAGCGTTGCTAGATTAATAAAACAAATTCGCAGGTCAATATACCACTATGATGATCAATCTTTCAAATTTGTGGTTTTCAACTCTAAACATACTGATGGTACCTAAGTTTGCATTTCAGGATTTAACATCATATTTACTGACATATGGTCCAAGGATTCACATTTAGGTGGTGTTGTCTACAACCCACTTGGTTTTCTTTGATGTTGTCTACAACCTACTCGATTTTGTTTGTACAAGCCTTCCTCCCTCCCTGCCACGATGCCCCGCTCTGTTTCCCGGCGTTGGTGAGCACCTCTGGCAGGCCCCTGCCCCTCGCCCTCCCCTCACTCGGGTGTGTACCTCCGACAATCCAATTTTAGGTTTTCTATATTTGTTCATTTCCACTCAAATTGCCGCTAGATTCGAGACATGGCTCATCCATCCGACGGCAGAGCATGCTTGCATTCATTCATTAGGGGTGTATTTGGTTGCTCATATGGATTTTTATAGAGCTACAGTGTATATCCTGGATGCGTAGAAATAGACTAAACAGATACAATaactctgaaaaaaaaattatttggttaTCTATATAAGAGAATACAATAACTATACACCTACGGATGTAATAACCATATAAAGATATTTGGTTATTTGCACGAGACTAACAAGTGAGATAGTTACAACATTATAGTAATATAATACATTCACCGGACTAAGACTCCAGAGAAACTTGATTTAGATGAACCAAACTTCAACCGAATAAttatatcataaaaaatacaaataaatattcAAACAATCTTTCCACAAGAATACATACATAACAGAACCGGGATACCGCTGGTGCggaaaccaaacacacccctGTGCAGCCGAGCCGTTTCCCACTTTCCACGAGCCCACCAGCCCCCCACCCGACCCCGGAAGATGCTACCGCGCCTGCCGGTCCGCCTCGCCGGCGCGGGCGCCGCGGTCCTCCCGCGCGTCCTTCGCGGCCTCTGCACCACCGCTGCACCATCCAAGCCCCCGCTGGAACCGCTCTCCCCGTCCGACCTCGACACCATCTCCGCGCTCCTCCCGCGCCTCCTCTCCGCAGGCCAcgtccccgccgccggccgcctcctctccgccgCGATCCTCCTCCCGGACACCCTGGAGcgcctccctctcccctccctcGCCGCCCACCTCGCCTCCCTCCCGACCCTCTCCCCGGCCTTCGCGCTCCTCACCGCGCTCCGCCACCACCCGGCCCGCCCCTCGCCGCTCCCGCTCGCCGCGCCGCTGCTGGaccgcctcctctccctccgccGCGCCCGTGACGCTGCGTCCGTGTTGCGCTGGCTCTGCCGCCCGGACTCCCCGCGGCGGCCCGACGCCGCCACctacgccgccgccgttgcGGGGTTCTGCCGCCTCGAGGACCCCAAGGGAGCGCTCACCGCACTCCGGGAGATGGCTGCGGACGGGGTCCAGACGTCGCGGGAGCTGCGTGATGCAGTGCGGGACGTTATGCTGCAGGACGCGAGGATTGAGGAAGCGTGGGCGCTGGAGGAGGCGATGCGGCGGCCGGAGAACGGCAAGGTGGTGGAGCTGATTGACAACCTTCTTGAGGAGTGGGAACCCTGAGCCATTCGGAGGAAGAAGAACGAAGTTTGGTGCTTCCCTGCGATGATTGCAATGGTGAGAACTTTTTTATCTTCATAGACTATTGTCCTAGAGTTGATGGCaaagtttttagagctaatgAAAGTGTATACTCCACTTTGGATACACATATGATTGAGACTAGCATCTGTGAGTTTGTATTGGTATTGAATGGTTATCCAGTATCAATAACCAATGGGTGTTACCACGCATAAGAACATAATTCCCTAAAAGATTGTTGCAGACCCTGAGTGGATAGATGGGTACTCATAAAATTGGGGAAATAGCATCTCTGGAATGGTGTTTTGATATTGAATTATTGCAGTGTTGGAGTTCATCAGAGCCTCCGTCATTCCGGAGTGTTCATACTTCATACCATTTCTTTGATAAATTGTTTGCACTTGCATGGAATTCAAGAGTTCCGAAACTGCAGCATACATGGATGGATTGtttgaatttgagaaaaagAATCTCCCTTTACGAGGACATGCATCTTCAGTTAATTCTTTTGAAATTCTCGACCCATTGGAATGATGCTTGGCTCCACCGTTTCCCTTTGCAAACTATACCTAAATACGCATCTTATTACGAATGCAATCTTATCTGTGTTCACTTCTTTCACATATGTTAAAAGATACACTCATGTTCAAAACAGGGAGAAACATGAGTAATGTTTTGTGATTAATCAAATTTTGTTTTCCTCATTTCTAGTGCACTAAATAATACAAGTGAAGTTTGCGTAGTTGCAGGTCTGATGAGCTCCAAGAGGATTGCTGGTTTGCACAACTTATGTTGACTTGAGCCTCTTCAGAACAGAAGGACAAATTCTGCCTAAGATGGCAGTGTTTGTTTTTGTAGAATTCAGATTTATTGATACTAGCTGGCACACTATTGAGTGTATTTACAATAGGTACTTAAGTAGATTTAGAAATGCTGGAATCTTGTTTTGAAGTATGGTTTGCGTTCTGAGTGGAGCTGGTATTGATACAAATTCACCTCACAAACCTGCTTCTGTGATGAAAATTAACCCATTAAGTGTTGCTTGTTTTCATATATGGATGATACTATGGAAGTGATGGATTGTGCCCAACCATATCCATATATTCAACTTTTTACACATGGCGCCTTCATCGGGTGAATTACAGAAATTATGACTACGCATGACAAAAAATTATGCAACACAGTATAAGGCACGCACGCAAGTAACATGAACGAAGGGCAAAACGTGCAATCTGAAATAATTTCAGGTGATATGAATTTTTAGCAAACACATTAACAGCAGGGCGTAATCCAAACGGCAAAGCAAGACAACAGGATAGCAGTACACAGTAGAACGGAAACGGAAGCTTTCCAGAAAAAGTTCATACTATCTAAAAATATGGAAAGCAAGTGCTCAAGATGCAGATTAACAAAGCAGACTGATACAATCATGCAGAGCATTGACTTATTTGTGCAAAAGCACATAAAACTGTGTCCAAATACAGACTGCCTAACACCGAAACTCTCATTCATTTTAAGTAACAAAAACATTCAGCCTTTCTTTCAGATATACAGCATAAAAACTCTTCTGACCCAAATCTGCTCTATTAGACTACAGAAGAGGGTAGAGAACGCAAAAGCCACTATCTCACGCCTTCAAAGAGATCCAGCTCGGTTCCTTCTCTAAAAACCACCGAACGAGCACCGTCCCCTGCAGACAGTCCGCAACGAGCGCAAGAACTTTTTCTTCCTCGAGCGACCATGACAATTGAGTCAAACACGACAAAACTGATGCAACATGAACTGCAGAAATGAAGTAAAAAGTTGCAAGTCCTTGGGCCACCTACTGATGCACTAAGCATGCACACCATTGCCATTTGCATAGTACGTTCCATTTGAAAGACCATTGGCAAGCTTCTTCGCATGCCCATTTTGGTGTACTGTAGAAGTGTAAGAGCCATTGCTTAAAGAATGTTTAGCTGAAACCACATGGCCATTGCAACAGTCCTGCAGCATCCTATCCAATTGCCCAGATGAAGCAGCGATTAATCCTGCGGAAATGTAAATGAGGATTAGCATTTGTTTTTGGAGGAGCCATTCCCAAAGCAATACAAATGTTTCTGAAAAAGTGCAAAATTTTGAACAAGAGATAGCATCTTACCCACAAATAGGGGAGAAGGTTTTGAAGGTCTTGACTTGAACTCGGGATGGAATTGTGCACCAACAAAATATCGGTGATTGGGTATTTCAATAATCTGAAATGGAGTAAATTGATTAAGAGACGgtatttgcaaaaataaaaaattgctcaAGCAAGTCTCAGTTTGAGTCAGACCTCCATCCTCCTTCCAGTATCATCTTTGCCAACAAACTGAAGCCCAGCATTTTCAAACTCTGGAACCATATCTGGGTTCACCTGTAAAGGTGGCAATATTTCAGTTCATGCCAGAAACAAATATAAGAACAGGCAAGTGGTAATAACGAGATCATAACACAGATAACAGAACTCATGGCATTTAGATGAACATTTATAAAGCTGGCAAATATTAATAAACAGACCTCATATCTGTGCCGATGCCTCTCGTCTACATAAGAGACATTGCCGTACCTAAATGGTCAAAATAATCAGTGAGGGGATAGGCGATACAACTTCAACAAGAATTTAAAGAAAAACTTCATCGAAGGGTGCAGAAAAGGGTCTATATGCACTCACAATTTAGAAGACTTGCAATCGGCAACCTTGAAAAATGTCCTCCTTGAGCCTAGACGCATTGTCCCACCCATATGTGTTTTGGAAccctaaaataaaataaaatttcaaaataatatgtatCAGACTGGTAAAATGTTGCCCTTGCCACCAAATTTTCAATGACAATCTGTGTGATATCTAATTCACAAAAAATGCAAGCAAATTCACAATAATCACCTCAGGCATAAAAATAACACACGGGGTCTTGGTATTAGGATCAAATTCAGTGCTGTTAGCACCAGATAGGTTCATGACATGACGAGCAAACTCCACCACAGCAATCTGCATTCCGAGACATATACCAAGATATGGTACATTGTTTTCACGGGCATACTTAGCAGCCAGAATTTTCCCTTGAACACCTCTGTCACCAAATCCACCAGGTACTAAAATTCCATCTGCCCCCTGAAATGAAATCTCTTCGTGTGACCATGATAGCAAGTAAATGTATAGCAGAAATCATATACATGTCATGATTCCAACTTTCCATgttctaaaaataatttatttgcaaACTCTTCACCTTCAATAAATTCCACGCTTCTTTATATGCATCAGGTGCCTAGAAATTTTTTTAAGGAGCCAAGTAAGAAAAGAATACATCTCAAGAATGAACATGTGGAATAATTAGGAGATTGTGCCAAACCTCAATAGCAGTGGAGTCCTCAAGATCTGTAGAAGCAACCCAATCAACAACAAGCTTCTTGCGGCAATCAACAGAAGCATGCAAAAGGGCCTGCCGATTTTTTTTGCAACAGATACAAAGTTAGACAACAGTGTTCACATTTAAAAAGTAAAACCAAGTCAACACTATTGATCAAGCTGACAAGCTCACTTTCAACACGGAGAGGTATGAATCTGATAAGCCAGTGTACTTCCCAACCATAGCAATCCTCACCTGAAATGATCACAGTTAGTCACATGGAACTAAAGATGAAAAGTTACAAATAGCAACGGTCTAACTAAAAAAACTGACAGTGTCTTGAAGGGCGTCAAATATAGTAGCTCTTGTGACCCATTCATCCAACTTTGGCTCCCGAGCAAAGCTGGAAACgttataaataaatatcagtTGCCTTCATACAGCAATGTCATGGCTTGCAGCGAACATACTGACTAGATATTTTAGACAAACCTTTCAAGGTTCAGAACTTTGAGAATAGCCTCATGTGCCTTTTGGTCCTGCAGGGCACAAATGAGATTCAGCACAGAACATGAATTCCAGAAAATACAGAAAATTAATTCTAGTAGAAAGAAAATGAGTGTACTGTACCTTTAGCAACAAAGGAATGCGCCAGATATTGGAAACATCATACAGTGTGACAATATTTGTTGCCTGCAAAATACAACTACTCATGAGCTTCCTGGAGCAATTAGTTGCTAAAGCATATAAAGTTCCATCAGACAAAGTTTATGGTTCCATTACCGGCACATGGCAGAACTGGGACAGTTTTTCCTTCACATTATCCTCCAATTCCTGTTAAACACAGTTTCAATGTTAAGAAACTCATCAAGGCAATAGTTTACTAAGATACCACGACAATG
This region includes:
- the LOC133907427 gene encoding uncharacterized protein LOC133907427 is translated as MLPRLPVRLAGAGAAVLPRVLRGLCTTAAPSKPPLEPLSPSDLDTISALLPRLLSAGHVPAAGRLLSAAILLPDTLERLPLPSLAAHLASLPTLSPAFALLTALRHHPARPSPLPLAAPLLDRLLSLRRARDAASVLRWLCRPDSPRRPDAATYAAAVAGFCRLEDPKGALTALREMAADGVQTSRELRDAVRDVMLQDARIEEAWALEEAMRRPENGKVVELIDNLLEEWEP
- the LOC133907458 gene encoding uncharacterized protein LOC133907458 isoform X2, whose amino-acid sequence is MKYVLVTGGVVSGLGKGVTASSIGVVLKACGLRITSIKIDPYLNTDAGTMSPFEHGEVFVLDDGGEVDLDLGNYERFLDIKLTRDNNITTGKIYQSVIDKERKGEYLGKTVQVVPHITNAIQEWIERVAMIPVDGKEGPADVCVIELGGTIGDIESMPFIEALGQFSYRVGPGNFCLVHVSLVPVLNVVGEQKTKPTQHSVRGLRGLGLTPNILACRSTKELEDNVKEKLSQFCHVPATNIVTLYDVSNIWRIPLLLKDQKAHEAILKVLNLESFAREPKLDEWVTRATIFDALQDTVRIAMVGKYTGLSDSYLSVLKALLHASVDCRKKLVVDWVASTDLEDSTAIEAPDAYKEAWNLLKGADGILVPGGFGDRGVQGKILAAKYARENNVPYLGICLGMQIAVVEFARHVMNLSGANSTEFDPNTKTPCVIFMPEGSKTHMGGTMRLGSRRTFFKVADCKSSKLYGNVSYVDERHRHRYEVNPDMVPEFENAGLQFVGKDDTGRRMEIIEIPNHRYFVGAQFHPEFKSRPSKPSPLFVGLIAASSGQLDRMLQDCCNGHVVSAKHSLSNGSYTSTVHQNGHAKKLANGLSNGTYYANGNGVHA
- the LOC133907458 gene encoding uncharacterized protein LOC133907458 isoform X1 yields the protein MKYVLVTGGVVSGLGKGVTASSIGVVLKACGLRITSIKIDPYLNTDAGTMSPFEHGEVFVLDDGGEVDLDLGNYERFLDIKLTRDNNITTGKIYQSVIDKERKGEYLGKTVQVWIISCGLKFVFVCPCSFCLYVCSRADRRSNLIFKVVPHITNAIQEWIERVAMIPVDGKEGPADVCVIELGGTIGDIESMPFIEALGQFSYRVGPGNFCLVHVSLVPVLNVVGEQKTKPTQHSVRGLRGLGLTPNILACRSTKELEDNVKEKLSQFCHVPATNIVTLYDVSNIWRIPLLLKDQKAHEAILKVLNLESFAREPKLDEWVTRATIFDALQDTVRIAMVGKYTGLSDSYLSVLKALLHASVDCRKKLVVDWVASTDLEDSTAIEAPDAYKEAWNLLKGADGILVPGGFGDRGVQGKILAAKYARENNVPYLGICLGMQIAVVEFARHVMNLSGANSTEFDPNTKTPCVIFMPEGSKTHMGGTMRLGSRRTFFKVADCKSSKLYGNVSYVDERHRHRYEVNPDMVPEFENAGLQFVGKDDTGRRMEIIEIPNHRYFVGAQFHPEFKSRPSKPSPLFVGLIAASSGQLDRMLQDCCNGHVVSAKHSLSNGSYTSTVHQNGHAKKLANGLSNGTYYANGNGVHA